One Glycine max cultivar Williams 82 chromosome 8, Glycine_max_v4.0, whole genome shotgun sequence genomic window, atcttttttagtctctaattttttttggcattttttacttttattctctgaacttttttttgattggttttaatttattttgttatccttgtttttagtcttttaaaagaattaaaaataaggatGAAAAAAGTTAAGAGGAACATTGATCCGTAAAAAAAGTTCAGCTAGaaacataaatctttaagaaattaagaactaaaaagatagtgaaactactaaaaaataagataatataattttgattttgacacAATAAAAGAAACCACTAAAAGCACTAGTGAAAAAAATAGATTACATggtctttttactttttagccGTGTAAAAAGAGACACAAAGGACATTAAGAAAAGTTGTTAAGATAGATCTCATAGTAAATATCGAATGAAAAGTTTTGATTTCTACATACTAAAGGATTtagttttcatttaataattattgtttttatttcttaacaaATGTGTTTAAGGCTTTAagctattaattaataaattattaaaatagtatTGTGTTTcacttaaatttcaattttagtaCAGTAATGCATTCCAATAGCCAACAAGGCCTAAGTGCCGTATTTATAGATTTAAAGTATATTTGTGTGCTCAGCAGTCAAAAATTTACAGAGCTTGCACACACTTCATTTTCGTCTGACTGCTACAATTGAACTATttattaatacataaatataaaaatcaatgacTTGAAAAATTCGAATGACCTAGAGTACATTTGCGCAACATTTTTTGTGGCATGGAATTCAAATAGGATGTATCTGGAAGTCAAATGATGGATCATAGCCTCTCCCTGGTCTCATCATCTTCATGAGCATTACCATCTTCCCTCCAACTGCCCAACTTAACAATGTCTTCAACAAGTATTTTCCCATCTGTAGCAACAAAATATGTTATCAGTAACTATTGTATTCATGAACTAATAATCTTCATAAGTTTGATAAATAAAGTCACCGAATATATTATTCAGAGAAACATTACAAGTTGTCAAAGCATTCAACAAAGATGCTTCCCTCTCTCAACCAATCCACGAAGGGGAGTGGCTGAGGGGACCACCTGACCTGACAGGCTATTTTTAAATGCACTACATAGCAAACAAAATCAAGAATTGACAagattaaaagaatatatattagATTTATGTGTGTGAGAGAAATGACAGACCTCTATCTTTGGAAAGACTGCTGACAAGTTCTTGGATACCCTCTTTGCCCAATGTATCCTTTAAGTACATTGCAGCAGAGGCTACCTCCTCAGGAGTTACTTTCCCATCATAATCTCTGCAAAAAAGGGCCCAAAACAACTCTTAATCTAAGCACAGAAGTCATTACAAACATAGATTGTCCCAGTAGAGAGTACACAACATGTATAAGTGGCAAACAAGAAGAAATTGAGCACAATACTAATCAAATTCTTGTGAAATAATAATCACACGTTGACATCCCAAACAATGtttaacttttaaaacaaaTGTGGAAATGTATTCTTCCCATTAGAGTTGAAGAGCTAGTGCAAACCTGTCCAGCAGCCTCCAACGGTCACCAATTTTTGCATCGACGTCATCTATTTCCTTCTCAAGATTTTGAAGCATAGCATCAACCTGACagattttcaaataattacaaattcAGAAGTGCAAATTTTTCTAGGTTTTCCCTAAGACTAGATTAAATGAAATGGGTCTTACTCTCCCAATGAGTGCTGATGACACCTTATCCCCTTCATCCAACTCATTAGTGTGTTCATGTTCCTCTCGGGCAGCTTTATATGCCTTAAAGGCATCTTTTTTACCATTTGGGCCCTCTTCCTCTACCATGCTGTTATAGAGTTCTATCTGGACACATACAAAACAGCCAATGATAAGAATGGCAAATGGATTAAATATATATGCAGTCACAGAGGGTGGGATCAATTTACAGTGTATCAATTGTCATACAATGACAAATGCACATTATAGGGCAAGGGGCATGTACCCCACACTTAGAATTCACCCTCACTATCACTAGTTAAATTGCTACCTGTTAACAATGTCACCGATGAATTGTTTGTAGAATGATTGTTTGATTACATTAATAGAGAGAAATATTTGAAAGTGGTAGCAgttctaatattattattaataataatatcaagcATATGAAATTGTGTAAGAAACAATTGCAAACTTATCTTTAATTAGgatatattattgtatttttccatgtaactaatatttaaaaaattatttttgtgttcatTATAATCTTTGAACATTACAGTTAGATACACCACACAATAACTTCTTACAAGAAAACAATGACTACTTGAAATATCACCAATGGTTCTGTATACCTTTCAAGCCAATccttttgaaaattgaaacaaaaataaatatgtaataaaaaGGTAAATGTTTTCACTTATTTGCAAAGCATATTAAAGataaattctaatatttttttatgaagtctAAAATGCTCTtggacaaatataaaattttatgagaaTATGAGCATGATACAGACTTTCAATCCAAAATAAGACTTTTCTGAAAAATTCATCTTATAGAAAGTTATCATCATAGACAcactactctttttttttctgtcttcGTTGATGGATGTGAGCACtccatctttttgttttgaaccaaaaacaaactcctctgttttctttttcaaacaACTTAATCTTATTGGTATTTAGTCTTctagtaattaatatatatagataactaatgaattttaaatttaaagacaCCACCTTAATAAAATGTGTTAAAGATCTCTTCGTATTTTTGTAGATTAAAACTCGAAGACGAGAGATATTTTTGTCCAAAAATAAGAGATGTGGAGGCTAAAAAAAGTGGAAACATATCTGTTAGTGCACTTGCATGCAcaacaaatttcaaataatattatatttattgcaTGAAAACTTTAGCATACCCCAAAGAATATTTCATGCAATCTATAGAAGGTGTAAAAGCAAATGATGAATTTTGAAAGTTCAAACATACCTCTTTGTTAACCAGTCTAAGAAAATCTTCACGCTCTGTACTTACAGACTACCACCAGAGTAAAAGACATAAGCACACATTAAACAGCTTACATGTTAATTAGTATagattatacaaaaaaaaaaagcaatttacCAAATTAAAGGAAGTTAATGTTTTAGATATCAAATTCTCACCGATGCAGAAGCTAAAACAGCTAATGCACGACTAAGTTCACACAGTtgttctttgttttcaaatgcTCTGTCTCTGGCAAGTTGGTGAGCTTCTTTTGCCGTTGAAACATTCATCTCTTTCAGGGCCTTATCATCTTGACTAGAACTACTCTCCATCCTTTGCACcacctcctctctctcttcctcctcctgcattttatttataatactgTTACGTATTGTGCTTTTTGGAAACATGGAATCTTGGATCAAAAGAAAGCTACTTAATTTTCATCAATAGTTATTTAAAACCAGAAACTGAACTTTATGAACTCTAGCATATCAACACCCAACACTTTATTTGTTAAACTTACAAATCAGACTCCAAATGAATTCTGtcaaacaaaatattgaaatgatTCTTTTTATGTCACTGatcatttagtattttttagtaGATTCTTCTCATATGAACCAGAGCATATATCAAACACTATCAAACAGAATAACCTTGTCAATGTCATCCTAATACAACAAAGATACCTTTTAACAGGATAAGTATCTAGAGCAATGTCATTCCATATTTTACCTTAATAAGTTCTTCTTGCATTTCAAGGAACTCCAATTTCCTCCTCCTCTCTGAGACAGAATCCTCAGAGGGTAAAGATGTAACCTGTATAGTATCTACAACCTCATCAGGGAGAGAAGAAAGTGTAGCCTGCACAGCTTCTTCTGGTTTCAATCTCCCAGACACAGTAAATGACCTATAAAGGATATCAAGTGAGATTTCAAAATGCATATCCAGCAGGTTTCTTCTTTAGCTTATTATTTGGCCCCATCGAGGAGCTGAGGGAGGAAGCCATGCTAGAATTACCTTGAAAGTATCAAAAGAGATGATGGAACAGAGTGATTCAGAGATAAGTCCAACCAATCTCGAAGCTGAACAGGCAGGTTCACAAATTTTAGAATAGAAACACCAAAGTAACATTTGATATTCAAGAAAACTGAGGTTTCAATATCCTCATCAAGATCCAGTACTCAAGTAGAACACAAATCATGAATTGTTTCTAACACAAAACCTGTTGGCGCATTTCTTCAACAGAAAGCATTCCAAGCATGCCTCGCTCTCTGCAATCTTCCTGAAGTTCATCTTCTGAAAGAGAATCCACACCTTCTGCTTGAATCAATTTATCATCTTCCTTAATCCTAACAAAAGGGGGACATGTTGCAAGTAACACAATTACGAGGTTCATCAAGTTATATGGTAAATTGAAGTAAATAATCTTAAAAGGtgaaaaagaaaactattttGCAGAGTTTTTGTCACCAATGATGCTAATTATAGTCATCTAACATCAGAAAATGAATGCAGTAATGCAGTAGCACATAATAGCAGTTTGAAGCAATATATTAATGAGAGATTAACATAGAACAAGGCCTACATTTCAAACCTAAATTTGCACCAAAACTTTTAACCAAATCTTTTAGGGCCATAGATGGCTTGTAAAGTGTTCAGACCAAAAAGATAAGGAAAGGAAATAATTCCTctccaattttttcttttttaaataaaattcctCTCTAAATTATCCAACCTTAAATAAATGGAAATAAACTATTCTTGTAATAATTTAATCATGTATGATGATACCAATTTTCAAAAGTTAACAGAGCATTAAACTCCAACTGAAACATAGGCCCAATTACAATTCAATTTGGGCACCAAAGTTACATCAATGGATTTATCAGGAATTTGATATTTGATTGAGCCCAAtgacattattttctttatgaaGTCAAACCTATCTATCAAGATAAGgctttggttgttgttgttgtagccACAAGATATAGGAATACTCTTATTGTGTTCAATCTTTTggtatttatatttgaataatataattCACATAAGATTATTTGTTATCTTATTTTATACCCTAATGACATAGTAAGGGAAGGTAATCTTTTCTAATAACAaggtatctttttttttcattttcctaattgtattacaaataatttagataaaacCCCAACTTGCAATTAAAATTAGTAAAGAAAAAGGTTACAAAAACTTGCATGATAAAATGCATCTTACCTCCGTAAATGTTTTCTTAGCATATAACGCAAGTATGCATCAGTGCCAAAAGGGCTGATTCCCATGTACTTGCACATATTGACTAATCGTGGCCTACGAGCAGTAAAGACACAATATAAGTCATGATCCTCACAACTGAGAAAAACAGCATATTGAAGTCACACAGGATTAAGAAACAAACCTGCTTATATTATCTAGAGTAAGTTCATCGTTAAACAACTTAGCAAAGCCCAAAATTTCCTCATTAGAGACAGTTGCACCTCTTCTAATCTGCAGAAAGGAAATAATGCATAAACATGACAAACTAAGGAAAACATTCAGAAAGAAAGATTGATAAACAATTCTTTGAACTGAAGCTTTAACTGTGTTTAAAAATTCATCAAGATCTTCGGCTGTTTTCTTTAGTTCTCCACTGCGGGAGTTCTGAACTTCTTTTGCCATTTCTTTGACTGTATCCTGAAGGAACCTTGCATACTCTATTCTTGCCTTTAGTCTCCTTTTCAATGCTTCCTACACATTGAGCAACTGAGTCACCCAAAGACCCTACAATGGGCAATCAAATCCCACACATTCATGCtaactgaaaaaataaaaaagtcatgCACACTCCAAATACAGAGACACAAAAATGGTTTCTGATCAGGATATTTGTTACCAGTGGCTGCCAGAGAACATAGAACATTTATTGGTGCAAGCTCATATACAATTTGCAACCAAAGACGCTGATTATTAGGGTATTTTGGAAGTTTGGTTTTAGAAGAGAAGGGAAGGaagaacaaattttttatttctaaaaaaaattctctaatTCGATaaacaaatagataaaaaatgatagattagcatcaatttaatatgttaatcttttgttttttttataaacattaaataaatctcttaatttaaaaaaaaaaaaaaaattgtcctccCCTCCCTTCCCCTCCAAAACCTAATTCCCAAACATACCCTTGGTAAAAAATGGACATTATGTTGAGCAGTTGCTTAGTTATAGAATTTCTATTTCCCTTGGTAATAGAAGGAAGAATCCGGCTTTTTAAAGTGAGTGATTTCAATTGTTGATAAGAAAATTAACGGTTATTATTATGTGCA contains:
- the LOC100818667 gene encoding mitochondrial proton/calcium exchanger protein isoform X1: MASRAILRRRRSLIHQYLNNCFASSSPSPSNRSLEFAIATTSPLFPCKHGTTPYRDGLFHRFGLGQLVPRFGSAVPLDGFSGLNAPIGVRWLSQSAAAAAKRHEPDENDETVAKKRKEASPEECDQAVEGLTTAKAKAMAKRAQEESQKDVQSVLRRVWTAFLGIGPALRAVASMSREDWAKKLVHWKGEFVSTLQHYWLGSKLLWADVRISSRLLLKLAGGRSLSRRERQQLTRTTADIFRLVPFAVFIIVPFMELLLPVFLKLFPNMLPSTFQDKMKEQEALKRRLKARIEYARFLQDTVKEMAKEVQNSRSGELKKTAEDLDEFLNTVKASVQRIVYQSFFLNVFLSLSCLCIISFLQIRRGATVSNEEILGFAKLFNDELTLDNISRPRLVNMCKYMGISPFGTDAYLRYMLRKHLRRIKEDDKLIQAEGVDSLSEDELQEDCRERGMLGMLSVEEMRQQLRDWLDLSLNHSVPSSLLILSRSFTVSGRLKPEEAVQATLSSLPDEVVDTIQVTSLPSEDSVSERRRKLEFLEMQEELIKEEEEREEVVQRMESSSSQDDKALKEMNVSTAKEAHQLARDRAFENKEQLCELSRALAVLASASSVSTEREDFLRLVNKEIELYNSMVEEEGPNGKKDAFKAYKAAREEHEHTNELDEGDKVSSALIGRVDAMLQNLEKEIDDVDAKIGDRWRLLDRDYDGKVTPEEVASAAMYLKDTLGKEGIQELVSSLSKDRDGKILVEDIVKLGSWREDGNAHEDDETRERL
- the LOC100818667 gene encoding mitochondrial proton/calcium exchanger protein isoform X2 — encoded protein: MASRAILRRRRSLIHQYLNNCFASSSPSPSNRSLEFAIATTSPLFPCKHGTTPYRDGLFHRFGLGQLVPRFGSAVPLDGFSGLNAPIGVRWLSQSAAAAAKRHEPDENDETVAKKRKEASPEECDQAVEGLTTAKAKAMAKRAQEESQKDVQSVLRRVWTAFLGIGPALRAVASMSREDWAKKLVHWKGEFVSTLQHYWLGSKLLWADVRISSRLLLKLAGGRSLSRRERQQLTRTTADIFRLVPFAVFIIVPFMELLLPVFLKLFPNMLPSTFQDKMKEQEALKRRLKARIEYARFLQDTVKEMAKEVQNSRSGELKKTAEDLDEFLNTIRRGATVSNEEILGFAKLFNDELTLDNISRPRLVNMCKYMGISPFGTDAYLRYMLRKHLRRIKEDDKLIQAEGVDSLSEDELQEDCRERGMLGMLSVEEMRQQLRDWLDLSLNHSVPSSLLILSRSFTVSGRLKPEEAVQATLSSLPDEVVDTIQVTSLPSEDSVSERRRKLEFLEMQEELIKEEEEREEVVQRMESSSSQDDKALKEMNVSTAKEAHQLARDRAFENKEQLCELSRALAVLASASSVSTEREDFLRLVNKEIELYNSMVEEEGPNGKKDAFKAYKAAREEHEHTNELDEGDKVSSALIGRVDAMLQNLEKEIDDVDAKIGDRWRLLDRDYDGKVTPEEVASAAMYLKDTLGKEGIQELVSSLSKDRDGKILVEDIVKLGSWREDGNAHEDDETRERL